In Haliscomenobacter hydrossis DSM 1100, the DNA window TTTGGCTTTAATTGCGACGACATTTTTTCTTAAACTATCAACAACCTGATCAATATCAACAACTTGACTCCATGCATAGAAATTTGTAGTTATTAGTAAAATGAAAACCCATAAATAACGCTTTAAGTGATTTAGATTAGGCTTTTTCATGGTTTTCTGAAAGTTTAGTTGTTCAAAAACAATTCAAAAATAATTATTTTAATGAAAATTAATAATAACGTACGTTTATTTGTAATTATTCAAATGCCATTGGTGGATGGATGATAAAAAAACAAAACCATGCGTGATCCATTTGTTGTATCCACCATTACCTGGCACGAAACACCTGATGAAGTAGCCATCGACAACATCAATCTGATTGAAGCGGCCTTGAAAAACCACTTAAAACTCAGCGATTACGGGGAGATTGTGGGCATTGCCTTCATTTACATCATCGAACAAGATAACGACCACACCCATGTAGACAACTTCAGTTACCGGCCAAAGCGCAAGGAAATTTACACCCAAATGAGCCTACCTTATGCTGTAGTTCAACAATCCAGCCCCGAAGAAATATTGCACCTGATGGCTGCCAAGTATGTTGATACTATGCAGGAGTACTTGAGCAAGAAAAAAATTCGCAATTTTGATGCCCAACGCTTCGTAAAGGATGTGCAGGAATTATTTGAACGGCAAAACTGGTTGCAACCAATAGCCGCTTAATTGAGTTTAATCGGCTGCGAAAGTGGGCAATAGAGACCCGTACCTGTGGCAGCCCTTTATTTTGGAGTCAAAGACTTGGACTAGCAGGTCCAAGTTAATCAGCCAAATTTCAGTTCTTTTCATAAAAAGCTTCGTGATCTATAGCCGTAAAAGCAACCAATTCCTCTTCTTGCTGATAATCCTTTAGTAGGAGTTCAGCCGCAGCTTTTCTCTGGGCAGTCTCATCTTCAGCAAGTATGTTTTCTTCTTTGATGTTTTTAGAAATCAACTCCATTACCTCCAGCTTTTCACTGAGCGATAAGCCTTTGATGATGGCTAATAGTTGCAATGCTTCAGCACTCATGGGCTAATTTTTATAGCAAATTGGTATTGTTTCTAAAGATAATAACAAAATGTTTTGGAGTCAAGTTTTGGAGGGATTCTTTTGAGGGGAATGCTGAGCCCATTTTTCAGCCCACCCGCTCCCGCTCCATCCGCTCATATTCCTGAATGAAATAGTCCTGAAGGATTTTGTGCCGGAATCGCCAACTGCTACCAGGGAGGGGATTCGAAGATGTGGCGGGCGTCCATTTCGTGGAGGAAGCTGAGGCGGTTGAGGCCGATTTGGTAGTCTTGGTAGTTGAGGATTCCCCGAAGTTGCTCTTCCTCCAGGCGGTGGTAACGGGCGGAAAGGGCAATCACGTGGGGTTCAATGGCCGCTGAAGGTAAGGTGCTCAAGAGGTGCAGCGCCTCGGGTAGTTCCGCCTTCGCCAGTGCTGCTTTGACCTCCAATAGTTTGTATTCCTCGGTACGTTCGAGGTGGAAATAGGGATCCAGTTTTTCATCCGAAATGACGAAGAGGATTTTTTTCCAGTTGATGGTCATGCAGGGCCAAGGTTTAAGTGGTGCAGGGTAGGCGAATACATCGAAAATTTTCTATTATTCTTCCGGCGGCGGCAAAATTTTAAATGCATCAGGTTTCTCTGTTGCTTTTTTGTTGTCTGCGTTCAGGCGACGTTCTACTTTTTTGACAGCTTCGACAGCAGGTAAGTTTTCAGGACGGACACCCCGTTCCTGGAGGATTTTACGCACGGCGAGATTGTTATCGATGTGCTCTTTTTTGATTTGTCCTTCGCCTTGCAGGTCTTTATCGATTACATTGTGACTAGTCAATTCGGCTGCAAAGTCTTTGGCTTTAATGGTTAAGGTGGGTAAAAAATCTGCTAGTGGGCGGCCGCCAGGTACGGCTAATTTTCGCTTCATGTCCTGGGTATTCCATCCACCAAAAAGCGCTTTATCTCCTTCTGAACGAATAATTGCAAAACTGATTTCATTTACACCCCGCTCATAGATGATGCCAGAGAGTTTCTTCTCCGTTTTAGATAGTTTTTCGCGGGCGGATACCCGATCAATGTCCAATAAACGTTGTTCGATGATCTCTTGCTTGCGGGTTTGGACAGCAAAATAGGTTTGGGCAAAGGCTATTTCCGGCTTTTTTGTGGGGTCACCATTCTGAGCGATGAGGTAACAAGCATAGCGGGTGAGCGCAAAATCAACGACATTGCGTTGTCCTCCTTTACCCAGGTTGATCATTTTCCCGACGTCGGCAAAATGATGCTCTATCTTTTGCCCCGCACCTTCACAAGCACTTTTGGCTTTTTCAATGGCATGAAGAAAATTATCCCACTTGCGGTAGCCCAAAATCACCTGAAGTTCCCGAGCACTCCAACATTCTACACTTTCGTGCAGATAGGCTGCTTCTTCAAATTTTTGAAACAAAGCTTCGATGAGTTCTTTTTTCATAATAATATGTTCCTTTTTTTATAAAAATACATTTTGTTTTTTATTTTCCAGGTATTTCATCATTTTTTTTCTTTTGTGAATAATTTAGAATGCGAAAGAGGCGGCAAAACTGGTTGCAACCTGTAGTCGCTTCAATCAGCCCAATCAGCCAAAACCACCATTTTTATCCCCGTTCTGGCTGATTGGGTAGCAAGGACTTCCTTTCCCTGTCCGTAACTCAGCCCCTTTTACTCAAAAAACAGAATAAACCGCCTCTGGCTTTCTCTTCCGCTCGGTTTCTTTCCCCACTCTTCAGCAACCACCTGCCCGCTAAAACGTTATTAAAGCATGCACAATCGATTAGATCTAAGTTTACTCCGCGTTGGGGCACCGCTGCCCGATTGGTCGCTGGAAAAGATTTTTGAGGAAGAACCCCCTCAAAAGGAAGCATTTTTGGGGAAGCCCCTGCTGATCTTGTTCTTCAGCCTCGGTTGCCCGGGTTGTTTGGGGCGCGCCATTCCCTACGCCAATCGGATGGTGTACGAATTGGGCGATCAAATTCAGGTATTGGGCATCCACACCAATTTTGAGTCACTGGATGTTTCTACAGAAAAATTCGCCAAAGCGCGGGAGGAATTCGCGATCCGTTTCCCTTTTTTCAAAGACAAAAACTACGACACCACGTTTTTGAATTACGGTGCCGGAGGAACCCCACACTGGATTTTAGTGGACAAGGACAGCACAGTGGTGTATTCCATTTTTGGTTCAGATCCCAACAATGCCTTGCTCCGTCTGGAGCTCAAAATGCGGGAACTCGGGCAGGTTTCGTTTGCAGAATAACAATATAACAACCAAATAAGTATGCTCAATTGGCTGAATGTCTTGAAATTTGCCAACAATGGCAACCCTGCGCCGGATCAGCGTGTGGAAAAAAGTGCAGAAGAATGGAAAAAACTGCTGACCGAGGAAGCCTTTCGGATTACCCGGCTAAAAGGAACCGAACGCGCTTTCAGTTCTGAAATGTGTAACCTGTTTGAGCCCGGGGTTTATGCTTGTGTGTGCTGTGGCAGCTTGCTTTTTGATTCGGCTGAAAAGTACGAAAGTGGCACAGGTTGGCCTTCTTTCACCCAACCGATTCAGGAAAATGCGATCAGCTACCACAAAGACCGTGGATTTGGCATGTACCGCATCGAAACGCTTTGTAATACCTGTGATGCCCACCTCGGGCACGTTTTTCAGGATGGCCCACTGCCAAGTGGGCTGCGGTACTGCATCAATGCGCTTGCCTTGAAAAAAGTGGAGGGTAAATAATGCGTCAGGTTTAAGAGCATGTTTAAATATTTTTGTTTTAGGCGAAAATGAGGTCGATTTGATGTGAATGAGGCACGAAAAGCGGAGTTTAGCAGCGCGTTGAGCATTTTCGGAACGAAATTCACATCAAATCGAGCCATTTGCAGCAAAACAAAAAATTTTAAACATGCTCTAAGGGTGGTTTTTAGCTGGGCCGTCTTCAATGGACAACAGTAAGCGCAGCAATGTTATGATCATGAGCCATAAAAAACCACGAAGCATTTTTCTGGGCCTGCTTGCCCTCAGCAGTCTGTGGTTCGGACACAAGCTGGAAGCCAAGGATCCCCGCCCCAACATCATCTTCATCATGGCCGATGACCTGGGCTATTCCGACATCGGCTGCTACGGCGGCGAAGCCCAAACGCCCAACCTGGACAAACTGGCCACCAAGGGCATCAAACTGCGGAGTTTTTACAACGCGGGGCGCTGCTGCCCCACGCGCGCTTCTTTGCTGACGGGGAACTATTCCCACGCGGCAGGGATGGGCAATATGGTGTCGTTTGATGACCAAAAAGTGACTCCTGGGCCGTATCAGGGCTATTTGGATCCCAATACCCCCACCATTGCCGAACACCTGCGCCAGGTGGGCTACCACACCTACATGACGGGCAAATGGCACGTCGGTGAACGCCCCGAGCACTGGCCGCTAAAACGGGGGTTTGATCGGTATTTTGGGTTGATTTCCGGGGCTTCCAGCTTTTTTGAAATTTTGCAGGAAAAGCGCAAGCGCTACATGGTGTTGCAAGATCAGGAATGGGTCTTGCCCCAAGAGGGATTTTATGCCACCGATGCTTTTACCGACCGGGCGATCGAATTCATTCAAGGGCAGGCACCGCAGTCCAAACCCTTTTTTTTATACCTGGCCTACACCGCCCCACATTTCCCGCTGCACGCTTACGAAGCGGACATCGCCAAATACGAAGCGCTGTACCTGCAAGGTTGGGACGCCATTCGGCAACAGCGCTACGAAAAAATGCAAGGCCTAGGTCTGGTCGATAAAAGATACCAACTCAGCCCGCGCCCTGCCAATATTCCTGACTGGAACAGCGTGCAGGATAAGCAGACCTGGGCCAGAAAAATGGCTGTGTACGCCGCCATGATCGACCGCATGGATCAAAACATTGGCAAACTGATCCAAACCCTGGAAGCTCGGCAGGAACTGGACAACACCCTCATCGTCTTCTTGTCTGACAATGGGGGAACTTCCGAAAATGTCGACGACCGAAAACTGGGCCTCCCCGGCAAAAGAATCGGGGAACGCGGCTCATACGGAACCTACGATGCCCCCTGGGCCAACGTATCGAACACCCCCTTCAAACTGTACAAAAGTTACATGCACGAGGGCGGGATCATCAGCCCTTGTATCCTGCATTGGCCGTCCAAAATTAAACCCAAATTGGGCTACTTAAACACCCCCGTTCACGTGATTGACCTGCTGCCGACTAGCCTAGAGTTGGCGCAAGTTCCCATCCCCAAAGAGCTACCCGGCCAAAGCCTGAGCCATTTTTGGAAGGACAAAAAAGCCAAAACCCGCTCCTTATTTTGGGAACACATCGGCAACAAAGCCCTCCGTCATGGCCATTGGAAACTAGTCAAAGAACACGGCGACAAGGACTGGGAACTCTACGACCTGAACACCGACCCCAGCGAAAGTGTAAACCTCGCGCCACAATCTGGCGAAAAAGTGGAGGCATTAAAAGCGGAGTATGATGTTTGGGCGAAAAAGGTGGGGGTGCGGGAAATTCCGGTAAAGCAATGATGGGTATGAAAGAATTTAAACTTCGCGAGGCAATAAAATGTGCTTTTAGAAGCAGCTACGCCAAATCAAATAAATCGTCGGGTTTTTATCGGCAACTGAGCTGCGCAGCTGCGATGATGATCATCATGGTCATTCACCTGTATGGCCAACGAAACCCCGGCCCGCTACACTTGCGCACCGATTTATTACTCCACACCGATCAAATCAGCAAAAATGGCCTGTCAGTAAACGTCCCTCTGGAATCGGCCACCCAGCAACCCGAGGTTTACCAATTTGCCAGTGTTTTTAACCCACAGCCACAGCTCAGTTGGGCCTTGGATGCGGCCACGAATGACGCTAGTGCTTACCGCATTTTACTCGCTTCATCACCCCAGTTGCTCCAGCAAAATCAGGCGGATTATTGGGACTCCCAAAAGGTAAAATCAGGCCAGACGCGTGCAACATATCGAGGAAAAACATTGATCCCCGGGAAGGTGTATTATTGGAAAGTGCAGGTGTGGAACGGGAGGAATCAGGTGAGCGCCTTTTCTCCTACCACCTCCTTTTACCTCAGTCCTCCCGACCCGGTCGAACAATTTGCCCATCATCCCCTGGCTGCCGAAATCCAAAAACCGGTGTCCCTGGTCAAACGGGCAACGGGAAGCTATTTCCTCGACTTTGGCAAAGACGCTTTATCCCGGTTGCAACTGCACCTGACCAGTGAAAAAACGGACAGCATCTGGATTGAGGTGGGTGAACTATTGGAAGCCCCGCAGGTCATCCACAAAAATCCTGGCCGCAACATCCGTTATATGAAAATCGCGCTGCTGGTTCGCAAAGGTACTCATGACTATACCATCACCTGGCCAACGAATGAAAAACGCAATAGCCGCAACCCCATTCTCATGCCGGAATACATCGGGGAGGTATACCCCTTTCGCTACGTTTCGATTGAAAATTTTGCGGGAACGCTCACGCCCGCATCGGTGCAGCGCAAAATGGTCTTTTACCCCTTCGCCGAAAATGCCTCTTCGTTCACCTCCAGCGATACCGTCCTGAACCAAGTTTGGGACTTGTGCAAGTACTCCATCAAAGCCACCAGTTTTACGGGTTACTACGTGGACGGTGACCGCGAAAGAATTCCGTACGAAGCCGATGCCCTCATCAACCAGCTCTCGCACTATGCCGTAGATGCCGAATACAGCATGGCCCGCCGCAGCATGGTGTACATGTTGTACCATCCCACCTGGCCCACCGAATGGAGTTTGCAAAACGTATTGCTCGCCTGGAACGATTACCTCTATACGGGCGACGATGCCTTTATCAAAAAATACTACCCCGACCTCCAACTCAAAACCCTGCAAGCCCTAGCCGGGTCAAATCACCTGATCAGCACCCGTACCAATTTGCAAACCGATGAATTTTTGACTTCCATCCACATGACCAAAATCTTTGATGGTCGGAGAGGACTACACGACAACGTGGACTGGCCCCAAAACGGCAATTATATCGGCCCGGAAAAAGAACATCCCGGCGAAACGGATGGCTTTGTGTACAATGCCTACAATTCGGTCGTGAATGCCTACTACTACCGCAATTTGGTGTTGATGGAAAAAATGGCCACCCTGCTCCAAAAAACGGAGGACGCCAACAACTACCGGATCAAAGCCCAACAGGTGTACACCGCTTTTCAAACCGTATTTCGAGACCCGGCATCCGGTTTGATTAAAGATGGCGACAGCACCAGCCATAGTTCCCTGCACGCCAATATGTTTGCCCTGGCTTTTGGGTTGGTGCCTGTGCAGGATCAGGAAAAAGTGCTGCGGTTTATGCAAAGTCGAGGCATGGCTTGTAGCGTGTACGGTGCCCAGTTTTTGCTGGAAGCCTTGTACGACCATGGTTTTGGCGATTATGCCCTCGAATTGATGACTGCCACCACCCAGCGAAGTTGGTACAATATGATCCGTAGTGGTTCCACCATCACCCTAGAGGCCTGGGACAAGGTGTACAAACCCAACCTGGATTTGAACCACGCTTGGGGCGCTGCACCGGGCAACATCATGGTGCGCAAACTAATGGGCATTGAACCCCTCAGCCCAGGATTTGATACTTTTCAAATCAAACCTCAAGTGGGTAAACTCACTGATGTACAGTTAAAAACGCCCACGATCAAAGGCATTGTATCGGTGCTTTATCAAAAAAATAAAATGGAAAACAGCCTTGAAGTGATTATTCCTGGGGGTACAACAGCTCATGTATACATGCCCGATGAAACTGGTAAAACCCAACTCTGGATTAATGGAAAGAAAAAATCACTTGTGGCCAAGGATGGTTTTTTCAAAATCAATAATATGCCAGCAGGTAGACATCACCTTACAATTAAAGCAAAGTGATTCATTCTGTTTTGCTATATTCATCAATTCAAAATTCAGCACATGACCAATAAAAAACCTACATCTACCACGCGCAGGAATTTCCTCAGCAAAGGCGCTATAGCCGCAGCGGGCTTCATGATCGTTCCCCGCTTTGTACTCGGCGGCACTAGTCCCAGGGGCATCCGTTACCTGCCCCCCAGCGACATGATCAATTTTGGTCTGATTGGCACGGGCAAACAAGGCAAAGGATTGGCCACGTCTTTTATCGGCACAGGTGAAGCCCGGATTGTAGCCATCAGCGAAGTGTACCAGGCCAAGGCCCAACAAATGATCGAGCGGGTCAAAACCTACTACGAAAAAAACACCCAATTCGGCCAGTACTCCGACATCGCGCTGTACACCGATTTTCGGGAATTGTTGACCCAGAAAGACATTGATGCCGTCATCATCGCTACGCCTGACCACTGGCACGCCGTACAAGCCGTCAAATCAGCCGAAGCAGGCAAAGACATTTATTGTGAAAAACCCTTGGCGCTTACCGTCAAAGAAGGACGCGCCATGGTCGACGCTGCCCGGAAGTATGACCGGGTGTTCCAAACGGGAAGCATGCAGCGCTCTTGGCCCGAATTTCGCCAGGCTGCTGAGTTGGTGCGTAATGGCTACATCGGCGAAATCAAACACATCAAAGTCAACGTCGGGACGCCTCCGGTGAAATACAACCTGGCCGCCGAATCCATTCCCGATGGACTGAATTGGGATTACTGGCTGGGGCCAAATGAACCCGTCGCGTTCAACTCCGAATTGGCACCGCCCATTACCAAAGACGTGTTCCCCAACTGGCGTTTGTACAAAGAATTTGGTGGCGGCATGGTCACCGACTGGGGCGCGCACATGTTCGACATCGTGCAATGGGCGCTAGACATGGACAACAGTGGGCCCGTGGAAGTTATCCCTCCCAACGGCGCGGAGTACAAAAACCTGACTTTCCGCTACGCCAACGGCGTCACCATGACCCACGAAAAATGGGAGTGGAGCAACGCCATCCATTTCATCGGCAGCACTGGAGAGATCAAAGTGCAGCGCCGCAAAATTGAAACCACACCCACGGAACTGGCCACCCGGGTCATCGGCGAAACTGAAAAACACGTCTACAAAAGTGAGAACCACTACAAGGACTTCCTGGAGGCCATGCGCAAGCGCAGCAAACCCGTTTGTGACGTGGAAGTTGGCCACCGCACCGCCTCGGTGTGCAACATCGCCAACATCGCCTATGAGCTGAAACGCCCGCTAAAGTGGAATCCGAAGAAGGAGAGTTTCAAAAAGGACAAAGAGGCGAATGCGCTTTTGGGCCGGAAGCTGCGGCCAGAGTGGGCGATTAAGTTATAAATGTTCACCACAGATTCACACAGATTGATGCACAGATTCACACAGATTTTTTCTGCGTAAAAACTGCGCATCAATCTGTGTGGAATCTGCGTGAATGAACTTACCATAATACACCAAATCACATGCACAATTCATACAAGGTTCTTTTTATTCTAGGTTGTTCTCTTGGCGTAGCCGTACTTATGGCTTTTAAAACTTCTTCTCGCAAAAGCACCCCGCCCAACATCGTCTATATCCTGGCCGATGACCTGGGCTACGGCGATGTTTCCATTTACAATCCCGAGGGAGCTGTTCCTACCCCTAATATCGACAAATTGGCGACCCAAGGCATGCGGTTCACCGACGCGCATTCGCCTTCCTCCGTGTGTACACCCACGCGTTATGCATTGCTCACCGGTCGTTACCCCTGGCGCAGCCGCCTGCCCGTAGGTGTATTGCGCGGGTATAGCCGCACGCTGATCGAAGCAGAGCGCCCTACAGTTGCTTCTTTGTTAAAAAGTCAGGGTTATGAAACTGCGGTAGTAGGCAAATGGCATTTGGGGCTGGATTGGGTGTCACAAGCCGCTCACCGGGACTCCCTCCAAAAACCAAATTACGGCATCAAAACGGAGATGCTTCCCGAGCAGATCGATTTCAACCAAAAAGCCAGTCAAGGGCCACAAACGGTAGGTTTCAACTACTCATACGTCCTGCCCGCTTCGCTGGACATGCCGCCTTACTGCTACCTCGAAAACCAGCAACTGACCGAATTGCCGACCGCTTACACCGATGGCAACAAACTCGAAACGGGCTATACCGGCCCGTTTTGGCGTGCCGGAAAAAAATCGCCCTCCTTTGATTTTTATGGGGTATTGCCCCGCTTTGTTGACAAAGCCAAGGATTTTTTAAAACGACAGTCCAAACAAAAACCTTTTTTCCTTTACCTGCCATTGGCCGCTCCGCACACTCCCTGGGTGCCTACTCCGAATTACCGTGGAAAATCCAAAGCGGGCGAATACGGCGATTTTTTACAACAAGTCGACGCGGCAGTGGGACAAGTGCTGCATACCCTGGACAGCATGGGTTTGTCCGAAAACACCCTGGTCGTTTTTACCAGCGACAATGGCCCGTACTGGCGCGAAAATTTTGTGAAACAGTTCAACCACAAAGCAGCTGGCCCGTATCGCGGCATGAAAGGCGACGCTTTTGAAGGGGGGCACCGCATTCCTTTCATCGTGCGTTGGCCGGGCAAAGTAAAAGCCGGAAGCATCAGCAATGCCACCACTACTTTGACCAACTTGCTGGCCACTTGCGCTGAAATACTCAAGGTGAAAGATGCGCGGTACAAGGTGGAAGACAGCTACAGCATTCTTCCGGTTTTGTTGGGGAAAAGCACCCAAGTAGCACGGCAACCTGCGGTGGTGCACAGTTCTTCCATCGGCTATTTTGCCATCCGCAAAGGAGATTGGAAATTGATTGAAGGCTTGGGTTCGGGCGGTTTTACTGAGCCAAGGAATGTTGTACCCAAAGCTGGCGGCCCGACCGGACAGCTGTACAATCTGGCGGAAGATGTTGGAGAAACGAAAGATTTGTATGCGCAGCACCCCGAAAAAGTGCAGGAATTGCGTAAATTACTCAGCGAGATTAAAAATGCCAAACCAAAATAAACCGGATGAAAAAACTGCTCCTTTGTTCCCTGTGGCTGCTGGCTAATGGACTACTGGCCCAACCCAGCATCGAACTCCTGTTGGCTCAACCGTTCCCTACTAATTTGACGGCCAGCGCCGATGGCAAAAACATTGCCTGGGTATTCAATGACAATGGCAGTCGCAATGTATACTCAGCCAGCGGAGTTAATTTCAATGATGGGGCGCGGATTACTGGTTTTGAGGAAAAAGACAATGGCATCGACATTAGTGAACTGAGCTTCACGCCCTCCGGTAAACACGTCGTTTTTGTACGCGGAAACACCCCCAACGGACAGGGCTACGCAGCCAATCCTGCTCAGTTGCAAATGGAAACAAGCAGGTTTTTGTACATGACTGATTTGGAACATGGGCGGGATTTGCGCAAAATCGCAGCAGGGTATGCTTTCAAAATTGCGCCCGATGGCCGCAGTATGGCTTACCTGAATGCGGGCCAGGTTTGGCTCGCCAGTTTAGTGGATACCGTGGTCAAACCTCAAGTGCTGTTTAAAATCAGAGGCGGCGTAAGCGCGCTGCGCTGGAACCCCGATGGGAGTAAACTGGCTTTTGTCAATACCCGTGGCGATCATTCCTTCATTGGCATCTATGACCTGGCCGCTAAAAGCATCAGCTTTCCCGATCCTTCGGCGGATAAAAACCAGGACCCGGTATGGAGTCCCGACGGCGAGTGGTTGGCTTACATCCGCAATCCGATCCAGGCCGACGAGTTTCTTTTTGCCCCCCGCCGAACTGGTTTTCCCTGGAGCATTCGTTTGCTCCATGTAAAAACAGGCGAAGTCAAAGAAATTTGGAAAGCCGATGAGGGCAAAGGCTCCGTGCTGGTGGGTGATCTTCCGGCGGTGGAGAATAAACTGCTGTGGGCCAAGGGACAGCAAATCATCTTCCCTTGGGAAAAAGATGGTTGGGTTCATTTGAATGCCCTGGACATCGAAAAAAAGAGCGCCAAACTACTAACTCCCGGTGCAGGTGAGGTAGAAAATGTGGTCTTGGCCCCCGACGGCCAAACCCTTTATTACAGCTGCAACATTGGCGATCTCAATCGACGCCACATCTGGAAAATGGACATCAACACCGCTCAAGCGGAACAAATCACCGAAGGCGAAGGCATTGAATGGAGTCCAATACCCACCGGAGAGGGTTTGGCGCTGCTGCATGCTTCAGCAAGTAAGCCCGCCTGGCCAGCATTGTACACCAATGGCGGCTTTAAAGACTTGGCGACTGCGTTTTCGATTTCAGACTATCCTACCGATCTGGTGCAACCACAGCAGATCAGCATCAAAGCTACCGATGGGATGAACGTACCCGCCCAGTTGTTTTTACCGCCTAATCACAAAGCGGGAGAAAAACACCCGGCGGTCATTTTTTTACACGGTGGCAGCCGCAGGCAGATGTTGTTGGGCTTTAATTACAGCCAATACTACTCCAATGCCTATGCACTGAACCAATATTTTGCCCTCAAAGGTTACGTGGTCATTGCCCTGAATTTTCGCAGCGGAATTGGGTATGGTCTTGATTTTCGCGAAGCGCTCAATTATGGAAGAACGGGGGCGAGTGAAGTCAATGACCTGATTGGCGCAGGCGAATACCTGAAAACCAGGGCCGATGTAGACCCTAAACGCATCGGACTGTGGGGTGGTAGTTATGGAGGTTACCTCACAGCGCATGGTCTGGCGCGGCGCAGTGATTTGTTTGCAGCCGGAGTTGACATTCATGGAGTGCACAACTGGAACAAGGTCATTCCGACCTTTAACCCCAGCTACGATCCACTCAAATACCCCGTCATTGCCAAAAAGGCCTTTGAATCTTCGCCGATGTTCTACG includes these proteins:
- a CDS encoding prolyl oligopeptidase family serine peptidase — protein: MKKLLLCSLWLLANGLLAQPSIELLLAQPFPTNLTASADGKNIAWVFNDNGSRNVYSASGVNFNDGARITGFEEKDNGIDISELSFTPSGKHVVFVRGNTPNGQGYAANPAQLQMETSRFLYMTDLEHGRDLRKIAAGYAFKIAPDGRSMAYLNAGQVWLASLVDTVVKPQVLFKIRGGVSALRWNPDGSKLAFVNTRGDHSFIGIYDLAAKSISFPDPSADKNQDPVWSPDGEWLAYIRNPIQADEFLFAPRRTGFPWSIRLLHVKTGEVKEIWKADEGKGSVLVGDLPAVENKLLWAKGQQIIFPWEKDGWVHLNALDIEKKSAKLLTPGAGEVENVVLAPDGQTLYYSCNIGDLNRRHIWKMDINTAQAEQITEGEGIEWSPIPTGEGLALLHASASKPAWPALYTNGGFKDLATAFSISDYPTDLVQPQQISIKATDGMNVPAQLFLPPNHKAGEKHPAVIFLHGGSRRQMLLGFNYSQYYSNAYALNQYFALKGYVVIALNFRSGIGYGLDFREALNYGRTGASEVNDLIGAGEYLKTRADVDPKRIGLWGGSYGGYLTAHGLARRSDLFAAGVDIHGVHNWNKVIPTFNPSYDPLKYPVIAKKAFESSPMFYAAGWKSPVLFIHGDDDRNVIFSETEDMIKVLRQRKVPFEQLIFPDEVHSFLLQRSWVKAYEATFEFLDRQMKQK